The Saccharolobus shibatae B12 genomic interval TAAATTAGAGGATAGGCAAGTAGATTTGACAGATTGGATAAGCTTCGTTAATAACATAAAAGGAATAAATAGTAAAAAGACCATTAATATTGCACTAGTTGGAAAGTACACAAAGCTAAAGGATAGTTACATAAGTATCAAGGAAGCGATTTATCATGCTTCAGCTTACTTAGGAGTAAGGCCTAATCTTATATGGATAGAATCGACTGATTTGGAAAAGGATTCCAAGAATTTAGATGAGGTATTAGGGAATGTAAATGGAATCATAGTTTTACCTGGATTTGGAAGTAGAGGAGCTGAAGGTAAGATTAAGGCTATAAAGTACGCTAGAGAACGTAATATACCGTTCTTGGGTATATGCTTTGGTTTTCAACTATCTATTGTAGAATTCGCTAGGGATGTTTTAGGTCTTAGTGATGCTAATTCTACTGAAATTAATCCAAATACTAAGGATCCAGTTATTACTTTACTAGACGAGCAAAAAAATGTAACTCAACTTGGAGGGACTATGAGGCTAGGAGCCCAGAAGATTATAATAAAAGAAGGGACAATTGCCTATCAGTTATATGGTAAAAAGGTTGTATATGAAAGGCATAGACATAGATATGAAGTAAATCCTAAATATGTTGATTTACTAGAAGATGCAGGATTAGTAGTTTCTGGTATTAGTGAAAATGGTTTGGTTGAAATTATAGAGTTACCTTCTAATAAGTTCTTTGTAGCAACTCAAGCTCATCCAGAATTTAAGAGCAGACCAACAAATCCATCTCCTATATATCTAGGCTTCATTAGGGCTGTTGCTACTCTTTAAAACTATTATAATTTTATCATATTTGGCTTTTATAATCTTTTTTATTCCTTTTATTCCATTCTGATACTCGACTTCAACCAAACCTAGATTTTCAAGTTCAGAAATATGTGAGCTTATGTTTCCCTTACTCATATTAAGTTTTTCAGTGAGCTCTGATATGCTCATTGGCATTATTGAAACCAGTTGCAGTATATTTATTCTAGTCATTGTAGATAACGCCTTAGAAATTTCGTAGATTTTCTCTGGATCATCGATTACTAGCTCCATAAATATTAGCTTCTAATTGCTAACTCTAATAAACAATAATGCATATATGCCAGCAAGTTAAAGCTTACAAGATAAAATTTAAATTAGAAAATAGAGGGATGATATTGTGCAAGCAAAAGTAGAAAATCCGTTGAAGAGTTTAAGAACGGCAATAAATAGGATCGTGCTGGTAAAACTTAAGGACGGCTCAGAGTACATTGGAAAACTAGAACAAACTGACGGAACTATGAATTTAGTATTAAGAGATTGTACTGAAATTAGAGAAGGTACTTCTGAACCAGTAGCAAAATATGGTAGGGTACTTATAAGAGGTAGCAATATATTATTCATTAGTGTTGACTATGAGACAGTTATGAATAGTGAGAAATAAGATTTAAATTAGTATATTTGTTTGAGGAACCTATAATGAGAAACATAAATGTCCAGTTAAATCCCCTCTCAGATATAGAGAAACTTCAAGTAGAATTAGTAGAGAGAAAAGGACTAGGACATCCAGATTATATTGCAGATGCAGTTGCTGAAGAGGCTAGCAGAAAGCTTTCATTGTATTATCTCAAAAGATATGGTGTGATTTTACATCATAATTTAGATAAAACATTAGTAGTTGGAGGGCAAGCTACGCCTCGTTTTAAAGGTGGGGATGTAATACAGCCAATATATATTATAGTAGCAGGCAGAGCTACAACAGAGGTAAAAACGGAAAGTGGAATAGAGCAAATACCTGTAGGTACTATCATTATAGAAAGCGTAAAAGAGTGGATAAGAAATAACTTTAGATATCTTGATGCAGAAAAACACCTCATAGTTGACTATAAGATAGGTAAAGGGTCAACTGATTTAGTAGGCATATTTGAAGCTGGCAAGAGAGTTCCGCTATCCAATGATACGAGTTTTGGAGTAGGTTTCGCTCCATTCACTAAGTTAGAAAAACTAGTCTATGAAACGGAGAGACATTTGAACTCAAAACAATTCAAAGCAAAATTACCTGAGGTAGGAGAGGACATAAAGGTCATGGGGTTAAGGAGAGGGAATGAGGTTGACCTTACGATAGCAATGGCAACAATTAGTGAACTAATAGAAGACGTTAATCATTATATTAATGTAAAAGAACAAGTAAAGAACGAAATCCTAGATCTAGCATCAAAGATAGCACCAGACTATGATGTAAGAATTTATGTTAACACTGGGGATAAGATAGATAAGAATATACTTTATTTAACAGTGACTGGTACTTCTGCTGAACATGGGGACGACGGAATGACAGGGAGAGGAAATAGAGGTGTTGGGTTAATAACACCAATGAGGCCTATGTCATTAGAAGCTACTGCTGGAAAGAATCCCGTTAATCATGTTGGTAAATTGTATAACGTTTTAGCTAATCTTATAGCTAATAAAATAGCTCAAGAAGTAAAGGATGTGAAATTCTCGCAAGTTCAAGTTCTTGGACAAATAGGAAGACCAATAGACGATCCTTTAATAGCTAATGTTGATGTAATTACTTATGACGGAAAACTTAATGACGAGACTAAAAATGAAATAAGCGGAATTGTAGACGAAATGTTAAGTTCATTTAATAAGTTAACTGAACTAATATTAGAAGGAAAAGCTACTCTCTTTTAACCTTTTATTTCTATATTCATCAATTATTCTTTTTATATCAATATCCTTAGATCTTTCTATTTGTAGTTCTTTCCGTAATACTTCCAGATCATTCAAGACTTGTTTATCTAATATTATAATCTCCTTATCTACATATTCTGCTATCTCATTGTTAACTTTTTCCTCCCCAATGTAAATGTTATTTCCATCAAAGGTTATACCATTAACTTTACTATTCCTCTTAACGACTATTACTTTTCCATTTAATAGATTATATAGCACTTCCTTTAGTTTCTCAATTTGTTTCTCGTCATAACGTAATTTATTCTCAAGTTCATTTATCACCTTGTATGCATTCTGTAGGTTTAGATTTAGCTCGTAAATCTTCCTGTCCCTCTCCACTTCTTTATTAATATGCAGTTTAATGTCGTCAATCTTCCTTATTAATGAATCCCTTTCATTAATGAGATTATAAATTATCCTCTTATAATGCATTAGTTCCGACTTTAGCCTTTTATTTTCCTCTTCTAATTTAGTTAATTTATTTACATTTTGAGTAGTATCTTTTTCCTTTTGTTTCTCCTCTATTTTATTATTATCATCTTTTCTGATAATTTTTTCAATTTCCTTTTCTACACATTCAGATACCGTAGTACCAAATATTACGCAATCATAAATACGATTTTCGTCTATTACATCAATATCTAATCTACTGATGAAACTCTCAATTTGCCTTAATTTGCTTTCTATCTCATTATATGCCTTTAAAGCAGCAGCTAATGAGTCTCTAATATGGGGATTATCTATTTTTAGCTTATGTAGCTTAGAGTACTCGTCAATAAGTCTTTGTTTTTCATCTATGCTTAGACTTTTTTCCGGGATAAATATTTTAGCGTTAAATTTACTAGCGATCTTTTTTACAGTGTCTGGCAATGGATTGACATCAGTCGCTACTATTATTGCTTTTCCCTCTTTAGAGATTAAGGAGACGATTTCATCTCTATCGATGTTTCTTCTTGATATTAATAGAATTGGTCTGCCATAAATATCAATTATTGATAGGCCAACTTCTGTACCAGGATCTATTCCAACAATTAATCTTCTTTCAGTTCTTTTATCCTTAAATTCAATCTTATTTTTATATATTGGCTTAATATCTACTACTACGTCATGGCCTTTCATTTTTCTTATAATTCCATAGAGTCTTTCTCTAGGAGTATAAACTATGAATACTGCTCCCTCAATTCCAGCTCTGGACCTCCTCACTATCATATCGTAATCAAATCCTTTCATGTCAAGTTTTTCCTTTATCTCCTTAGCTACTCGAAGAAGGGTTCCTCTAATATATCTTTTATATCTATTTTGACTCATTCCTCCTGGGCCTAATGCTCTTCCCCTTGACACTACTATTTTAGTACGTTTTTCTTCAATTTTTATACTAGTTCCATATCCTTTTAAAACTAATAACGCATCTAAATATGCAGTTTTTTGTGGTGATAATTTTCCTTGTACTTCGTACCCTATTTCCCTAGCTAATTCCTTTATTTGTTTAAATTCTCCATTATGATATGTGACTTGAACGATGTTAGTATTTTGGGGTAATAGTTTCACGATATTAATGATCTCTTTATCACTTTCTCCTAATTCGTAAATATTGTCAGTCGCTAATATATCAACGTTGTATTCCCAACATAATCTAATAACTCTACTTAAACTTACGTTTTCTGCTTTATAGACTATTTTCTCGTTCTCGTCAATAATAATAACTGAGTATAGTGGCTGTGACTTAGAGGAAGGGCTTTCCATCGCCTCTATATCAATTCCCATAATCTTCATGATACCCCTCTTACATAATCGAAAATCTTACGGATATCTATATCTATTCCATATTTTCTAAAAAACATTATAAGATTTGATAGATCTTTTTCTAATCTTTCCTCAGATTTTGTTGCTTGTGGCCAATCAATAAGATACGGATTTCCATTTTTGTCTATAAGTACATTATACGGGCTTAGATCTCCATGTGTTATGTTACAAATAGTGTAGGCTATCCTCATGGTTTGTAAAATCTTTTCAAGGATCTCATCTAAGTTTAGATCTAGATTATTAACAGGTACTTTGTAAAGCTCTATTCCATCGATATATTCCATTGCCACTGCGTTATACTCTACTCCTAATGGCTTAGGAACATAGCCCCCTTCATTACTTAAACATGTAAGAGCTTCATACTCCCTTTTAGCATTTTCCACGGTAATTGAAAGCCAACTTTTCTTTTCCAAGCTTTTTCTAAACTTAACTTTCTTATAACTATCCGTACCAACTCGATGAAACTTAACTATTATTTTATTATCATTAAAATCATACCCATAATATACTACGCTTTCTTTTCCAATTCCTACTATCTCTGCTAATCTATTCAAGATTTTATTCACAAATAACAGTTTTATTCCCAAAATATCTAAGCCAGAAAAGGTTAACCTAAAAGATAAGTCTGTTGGATTTTTGAAAATAAGCCTAAGCTCAGATAATTTCATTAAGGATATTTTAAGTTCTTTATCGTCTTTAATATCTAATTTTCTTTTTAAGGAATTAAAACTAACAAATTCGTTTTTATCTCTAAGACTATATATTGTTTTTAACAATATATAATCAAAGGGCCCCACTAGTGATGCTTTCTCCGCCAGTGAAAGTCTCATTCCTATTTTATATTAGTTTTTAACTATTATATGTTATACTTGTCTTAACTATCTTACTCTTACCTGGAATTTTATCTTCAATATCTGTTTTTAATGCATTTAGCCCTTTTATGTCTGGTAAAGCACTACTAAATATTTTTATAATCTTTTGGGCTATTCTCTCTTTATCGTCATCACCTGGAGCTATGATAGCATAGTATTTAGTCTTAGCTGAAACGGTTTCTTCGCTTCCCACTATCACTGATACACTGTTTTCACTTAGTATAAGGCCTATTGCCAATTGTAGTTTAACGTTCTTTACGAAATTCTTTTTTCCATAAATCATGAATGAACCTTTATTCAGATATTCTCCACTTGGTGGCGATTTAGAGACTTGATTACCTAGAACCCAGAATACATCAACAGAGGCTAAACCTACTTTCCATGCTTTTGAGTAACTTGCAGCAATTACTGCTGCATCATAGATATCATCTTCAAGGATTGTATTATTTTCTTGTGCTATGATAATTGTCGCTGGAGCACCTGCGATATCTGCATGGAGAAATATATCCTTATCCCTTAGGTATTTTTTAACTATACTTTCATTTTGACTTGCATCTTTTCCTGCAATTATTAAATATCCGTTTCTTGAAATGCTCCATCTGTATTTTTCATACCATTCCTTTTTCCTTAGTACCAGTTTTATCTCATTTTGTTTTTCTATTTCTTGCTTCTCGATTTTCTCTAATTTTTCTTTTAATTCATCTAAACTTTCAAGAGCCTTTTCAATTTTTCTTTTATATTCCTTAGCTTCGTCAAAAAATCTCATCGCGTTTTTAGTAGCTGAAAGTGAAGTATCTAATTCAATTTCAACTCCATCTAGATTAAGTTTTATCTTTTTACTTTTTGGTTTATTGTCTAATAATAACTGATCTATTTCGTAAGCTTTGGAAAGTATAATATTGCCTAATTGTCTATAACTTTTTTCTTTGTTTTCATATTCTTTTATACTATCCTCTATTTGTTTAATTGTGGTTATCATCTTCTGCTTCTCTTCTGAGATTTTTCTGGAGGATTTTTCAGATAACTCCTTTTGAGATATGGTATAGAAATAATCGTCTATTGCATCATTGAATCTTTGGTATTCCTTGCACCCATCAAGAGGAAAAGGAACTACAGTTGTATCTTCTATAAGACATGGTTTTATTTCTCCATTAATGAGTGAAATCTCCAAGTTTTTTATTTTTTCTCTTATCAAGTTAATATCTGGTGTAGTGCTTTGCAAACTAAGATAGTTTACTACTTCTTGTGGGATTCCTAAGGCTTTTGCTATGCTCCCTTTCTTAATTAACTTTTCTAATTCCTCTTTATTAGGTTCGACCGTAGGTGGAGGTTTATATGTTTCCCCTATTCTTATGAGCCTATCTTTGAATTCTTTATATTCATTTGCAAATAATATTTTATCATTTTTATCTACTATTACCAAAACTCCTCTAGGTAGTAGTTCTACTATTATCTTTTTCTCATCCCTTTTAAGTTCTAGAATTAATATCCTTTCTTGGTTTAATATATGTATATTTGTAATTATATCTCCCCTAATTAATCCTCTTAGTGCAGTTATTTTTGTTGAAGAAATTTTTGGATAATTATATTTCGTTATGTTTATTCTTTTACCTGGCTCTATAATTAATTCTTGGTCTCTTCCACCACAATGTAATTTCAGAATATATGTATCTTCAGTATTTTGTACTAAGAAAACATTATCTATTATACATCCTTCTACCGCTTTTCTATTTTCTGTAATCCATGCTATTAAATCGAAGTACGTCATACTGTTTTTTCTCTGTAATTTTATATTCTGAGAGCTCATTCATTAGACATGTGGAAATAGAAGATAAAATATTAATTATGCGAGGCATTTTAGGAATTGTAGCCGGAGGTATCTCAACAATATTTTATTCATCGATTTATATACTTGCAGTAATAATCTCCTTTTATGTCTTCTCAGCAATGCTTTCACTTTTCTTATTTAGGGAAAAAAGGGCAAGAAATGTCTTTGGCAAAGGTACCGGAATATATCTTTCTTCATGGTTTGTAAGTTTACTATTAATTTACAATCTCGCATTGAGATGAGGATCATGCTAACGCAAAAATTCGTTGTAGATAGTATGCTTGGTAAAATTGCAAGATGGCTAAGAATTATGGGTTATGATACATTATACAGTAATGATCTTGAGGATTGGAAGATTCTGAAGATTGCTGAGACGCAAAAAAGAATTATTGTAACTAGAGATAGAGGTATTTATAACCGTTCTCTCAAAAGGGGATTAAATTGTATTCTACTTTCACCGGATTCCGATATAATACAAGATTTGGCTTTTATTGCATTTAGATCCAAAATTGATTTATCTGTAAATATAAACGCCACTAGATGTCCTCAGTGCAATTCAGTTTTGAGTAAGTTGTCAGAAAGTAGGTGGACGTGCCCTAAATGCAAGAAAGAGTATTGGAAAGGTAGGCATTGGAAAACAATTGAAGAGGTAATAATTAAAGCTAATTCTGAGCTAATAAAATTGGAAGCTAAAAATGATTCAAGGGGATCTAGTACAGATACAAGAGTTAAACAACGAGATAGGACGGTTGCTAATAGAAATAGCTAGAAAAGCCATTAAAGAAGAATTCAAGTTAGACAAGTTAGATTTGAGTAACTATAATAATTCCATTTTAGACAAAAAAGGTCTAGCTTTTGTAACTTTGGAGAAAATTACGTATAACATGAGTTCCTTAAGGGGTTGCATAGGTTATGTTGAAGCAGTTGCTCCTTTAAAGCAGATAGTAGCGTCTGCAGCTAAAGCTGCTGCTTTTTCAGATCCAAGATTTAATCCGCTACAAAAGGATGAATTATCAGAAATTATTATTGAGGTTACAGTGTTAACAAAACCAGAAGAGATAAAGGTAAAAGATAGGTGGGATTTACCTAAGATCATAAAAGTTGGAGAGGATGGTTTAATAGCTGAAAAAGGTATTCTCCATAGTGGCCTTTTACTACCTCAAGTTCCCATGGAATATTGTTGGGATGAAGAAACATTCTTGGCAGAAACTTGTATTAAAGCTTCTTTAGAACCAGATTGTTGGTTAGATAATTCGGTCAGAATTAAAAGATTCCATGGAATAATATTTAGAGAGACTAGACCAGATGGAAGTGATATTATAGTAGTAAAACCAAGTGATATTAAATGTAAATTAAACGAATTATTAAATAATTTTTGAGGATATTATAAGCTAAGAAGAGGAACTTCGATTATGACTTATACAATAATCCTCGGAAATAAAACTCTTTCTTCTTGAATAAATACTTAAAAAATATAATAATTATAAAGTAGGACCAACGAGATTTAGATAAAAAGCTCAGAAATACTTTTTTATGCCAGTAGTGAGATGTTGTATATACGGTGTTAAAGAATGGAACAAGAATATGCCGAACTATTTAGTGATGAAGTTAAAAACGCATTACAAGACGCATTAAAAGATATGAGAAATCCCGTAGATGTTTATGTATTCGTAGACAGTGAAGACTCCAATTGTCAATATTGTAGTGTCACTACTAAATTTCTGGAATTTATAGCTAGTGCAGCACCAAAAGATGGTAATGGTAGTTTATTAAAGGTTCATATAGTGGATAGAGCAAATCAAAATGACAGAAAGATTTTCGAAGAGTTCAATGTGGAGAGAGTTCCTACTGTGGCATTTTATAATGGATATATTAGATGGACAGGAGCTCCGTTAGGTGAGGAAATAAGAGCATTAGTTGAGACTATAGTAAGGCTTTCACAAGGCGAGAGCGGTTTAAGTCAAGAAACTGTAGAAGCTATAAAATCTAAACTGAACGGTAAAGTAAAGATAGAAACTGTTGTCACACCATCTTGTCCATATTGTCCATATGCAGCGTTAATGGCACACATGGTTGCTTTTGAGGCTTGCAGAGCAGGGAAGTGTAATGTTGTATCTGATGTAGTAGAAGCTTATGAAAATCAAGATATTGCTGAGAAATATCAAGTAATGTCAGTACCATCTATAGCTATAAATGAATCTGTAGAATTTATAGGAGTACCATACGAAGAGAACTTTATCAATGCAATTTTAGAAAAGCAAAAGATAAGCTAAAAACTCTTTTATCACAGTATCTATTAAATAGTATAGTAGAGAGTAATGAGGATAATTTCAATAAAGCTAACAGAGGAGGAGTATAAGGAGTTAGAAGAACGAGCTAGAAAAGAAGGTTTCGTTTTATTAAGCGATTTCGTTAAATCACTTATTTTCTCTACTTCATCTTATTCTCATGGTTCTCAAGTAGATAATGCGCAAGTTGTATCAAGAATAGAAAAAAAGATGCAAGACATGATCAATCCTTTTACTTCTCAGATTGATGAACTTAAGCAAAAAATAGCAATATTAACGGAAAGAATAGAGATATTAGAGGAAAAATTAGGTGAAAGTAAGGACACTACGAAAGATATGAATAAAAAACCAAAAAAGAGTTTTGAATCTAAATCTCTTAACATAAAATCTGAACCTCAGCATAAGAAGACTGCAATAGATATACTAAGAGACCAAGGTGTGATATATGAATCTGAATTAAAGTTAAATAACCCAGATGCATTTTTTGATAAATTAGAAACTCAAGGAGCAATAGTAATAACAACTGACCCAGAGAGGATAGCTATAGATTCTAATTTCTATGAGGAATTTAAGAAGAAAATAGCTAGCATTTCTACTTCAGATGAGATAGAAGTTCAAAAATATTTGACAAAACAAGAATACAAGTTGTTCCAAAAACTTAGACAATATAGTGTTATATACTTTGATGCTGATAGTAAAAGCTGGAAATTTGTGAGTTAAATCTAGGTAATGTAACTCCTTTTTGTCCTTGATATTTTCCTTGATATGGGTATTCCACTGGCGTAAGCGTTCTGGCAAAGATCAGGTGGATAAATCTTGTACTTCTCTTTAATTTTACAGGAAAAGACGAGCCTACAACTTCTATTGTAACTTGTCCTTTAAATCCTGCATCAACTATTGTAGGTGGGATAAATAGACCTAATCTAGCGAACGTTGACCTCAGATTTACGAAAGCCATAACATCATTATTCAACTCTATATACTCTTCAGTTGTTAAAAGCACATGTTCGTAGGGCTGGATTATAAATTCCTCTCCTTTCTCCGTTTGGAAGAATGAAGGATCGGGATTATCTGGATCAAACACTTTATCAGTTTTTTTGAATCTAGCTATTTCATTACCTACTCTTAGGTCAACTCCGTTTTCCCTTACTGTATCCTCCCTTAAGGGCTGGATTTTTATCCAGCTTTTCTCTAAATAATACTTCAAATCCCTATCAGATAGAATCATATTAAAAATATTGTAGTTATAAAGGGTTAAAAACCAGTACCTTCCTATATTCATATTGCATAGGTGTTCAGAGTAACTCTGACTCTTCATCTGAATTCGGTAATTGCCGAGTATTCATCATCCATGAAATGATTATAAATAACTGCAGATAATATAAATTAATCTATGGAGTTTAAAGTTATTGCCGAATACTTTGATAAATTAGAGAAGATATCTTCAAGGCTCCAGCTTACAGCTTTACTGGCTGATCTTTTAAGCAAAAGCGATAAGGCAATTATAGATAAGGTAGTTTATATTATACAAGGCAAATTATGGCCCGATTTTCTAGGTTATCCAGAGCTTGGAATTGGAGAGAAATTCTTAATAAAAGCAATTAGTATAGCTACGAACACAGATGAAAATTCAGTAGAAAATCTCTATAAGTCAACAGGTGATCTTGGAGAAGTAGCTCGAAGGTTGAAAAGTAAGCAGCAAAGTACAGGAATTTTAGGTTTTTTGGGTACTTCAAGTAAAGAGAGCTTAACAGTGGATGAAGTTTACTCTACGTTATCTAAGGTGGCATTAACTACGGGAGAGGGTAGTAGAGATTTAAAGATAAGATTACTGGCAGGATTGTTAAAAAAGGCAGATCCGTTAGAGGCCAAGTTCCTAGTTAGATTTGTTGAAGGTCGACTTAGAGTTGGTATAGGAGATGCGACAGTTTTAGATGCTATGGCAATAGCTTTTGGCGGGGGGCAATCAGCATCAGAAATAGTTGAAAGAGCTTATAATCTTAGGGCGGATCTAGGAAACATTGCAAAAATTATAGTAGAGAAGGGAATTGAAGCCTTAAAGACTCTAAAACCTGAAGTTGGAATACCAATTAGACCGATGCTAGCTGAAAGGTTATCAAACCCTGAAGAAATATTAAAGAAAGTAGGTGGAAGTGCACTAGTCGATTATAAATACGATGGAGAGAGGGCCCAAATACACAAAAAAAGTGACAAAATTTTTATATTTTCGCGAAGATTAGAGAACATTACTTCTCAGTATCCAGATGTAGTAGAGTATATTAGTAAATACGTTGAAGGCAAAGAGTTCATTATAGAAGGAGAAATAGTGGCTGTAGATCCAGAAAGCGGTGAGATGAGAGCATTTCAGGAGTTAATGCACAGAAAGAGGAAGTCAGATATTTACGAAGCAATTAAAGAGTACCCAGTAAACGTATTTCTCTTTGATTTAATGTATTATGAAGATGTGGATTATACTACAAAGCCATTAGAAGTTAGGAGAAAATTGTTAGAAAGTATTGTAAAACCAAACGACTATGTAAAAATAGCTCATCATATTCAAGTTAATAATGTAGAGGATCTTAAATCGTTCTTCTATCGAGCAATATCTGAGGGTGGAGAGGGAGTAATGGTGAAGGCAATTGGAAAAGATGCAATATATCAAGCCGGTGCTAGGGGTTGGTTATGGATAAAGCTTAAACGTGATTATCAAAGCGAGATGGCTGATACAGTAGACTTAGTAGTTGTTGGTGGTTTCTATGGGAAGGGTAAAAGAGGCGGCAAGATAAGCTCACTATTAATGGCCGCATACAATCCTAAGACTGATACTTTCGAATCTGTTTGCAAGGTGGCTAGTGGCTTCTCAGATGAGCAACTTGATGAGTTACAGAAGAAGTTAATGGAAATAAAGAGGGATATAAAACATCCTAGAGTTAATTCTAAGATGGAACCAGATATATGGATAGAGCCAGTTTATGTAGCGGAAATAATTGGAGCGGAGATAACAATATCTCCTTTACATACTTGTTGTCAAGACGTCGTAGAGAAGGATGCTGGTTTATCTATAAGATTTCCTCGATTTATAAGATGGAGAGACGATAAAAGTCCAGAAGATGCTACAACCACTGATGAGATACTTGAAATGTACAACAAGCAGCCTAAGAAGAAGATCGAATCACCACTTGTAGACGAGAGCGTTTAAAATATATCGGGGCTCTACATATGGTATTAATGTGCAGAATCTTGTAAAGATACTTCCTAATGGGGCTATTTTAATCGGTGAAAAATTTACTATTGATGGACATTATGAACGTCCATTCAGGGTTGTGACGCATTTTCATGCTGATCATATAATGGGTCTTGAGAAAAGTATTTCCATCTGTGATGGTATAATTGCAACACCCATTACGTTAGATATATTAAATCTAGATTATGCCATACCACCAAGAAAGGCGTTTGGTTTAAATTACGATATAAAAATGACTTTTGATGACGAGACTATTGTACTAAAGAAGTCAGATCATGTAATAGGTTCTGCGCAAGTTCTTATTACACTTAAAAACGGTTTAGAAATAGGGTATACTGGTGATTTTAAGAATCCAGATAAAGGTACTCCTATACTCCATCCAGATATTTTAATAATTGAAGCTACATATGGCAAACCGGATTTCAGAAGGCCATTTAAAGATGATGTGGAGAGTCTATTTGCAGATTACGTTAGAGACGCGCTTATGAATGGTCCAGTGAGAATCTACGGTTATCATGGGAAATTACAAGAGATAATGCTTAGCTTGAGAAAAATGGGTATTGACGCTCCTTTTATAGTAGGTGGCAAAATTTCCAAGATGACCAATATTGCAATAAAGTACGGCTATAACATAAGCCAAGTTTTTGATGAGAGTCAAAGTGAGGCTAGAGAAATAATGCGTGATGACTGGTATATTTCTTTTTCTCATTATAATGAATTCAAACGAAGAAATGGTAAATATTTTAATTTCTTGTTAAGTGGGTGGGAATTTAAGGATGTGGTGAAAAAGATTGATGAAAAGTCGTATACAGTATCCTTTAGCGACCATGCTGATTTCGACGATCTCATATATT includes:
- a CDS encoding MBL fold metallo-hydrolase yields the protein MQNLVKILPNGAILIGEKFTIDGHYERPFRVVTHFHADHIMGLEKSISICDGIIATPITLDILNLDYAIPPRKAFGLNYDIKMTFDDETIVLKKSDHVIGSAQVLITLKNGLEIGYTGDFKNPDKGTPILHPDILIIEATYGKPDFRRPFKDDVESLFADYVRDALMNGPVRIYGYHGKLQEIMLSLRKMGIDAPFIVGGKISKMTNIAIKYGYNISQVFDESQSEAREIMRDDWYISFSHYNEFKRRNGKYFNFLLSGWEFKDVVKKIDEKSYTVSFSDHADFDDLIYYVERTSAKYIITDGGRRSYGKELAEYISKKLGKVAVSMP
- a CDS encoding ATP-dependent DNA ligase, translating into MEFKVIAEYFDKLEKISSRLQLTALLADLLSKSDKAIIDKVVYIIQGKLWPDFLGYPELGIGEKFLIKAISIATNTDENSVENLYKSTGDLGEVARRLKSKQQSTGILGFLGTSSKESLTVDEVYSTLSKVALTTGEGSRDLKIRLLAGLLKKADPLEAKFLVRFVEGRLRVGIGDATVLDAMAIAFGGGQSASEIVERAYNLRADLGNIAKIIVEKGIEALKTLKPEVGIPIRPMLAERLSNPEEILKKVGGSALVDYKYDGERAQIHKKSDKIFIFSRRLENITSQYPDVVEYISKYVEGKEFIIEGEIVAVDPESGEMRAFQELMHRKRKSDIYEAIKEYPVNVFLFDLMYYEDVDYTTKPLEVRRKLLESIVKPNDYVKIAHHIQVNNVEDLKSFFYRAISEGGEGVMVKAIGKDAIYQAGARGWLWIKLKRDYQSEMADTVDLVVVGGFYGKGKRGGKISSLLMAAYNPKTDTFESVCKVASGFSDEQLDELQKKLMEIKRDIKHPRVNSKMEPDIWIEPVYVAEIIGAEITISPLHTCCQDVVEKDAGLSIRFPRFIRWRDDKSPEDATTTDEILEMYNKQPKKKIESPLVDESV